In Aequorivita sp. H23M31, a single window of DNA contains:
- a CDS encoding NAD-dependent epimerase/dehydratase family protein has translation MKILVTGAAGFIGYHLCEHLISLGHTVVGLDNINDYYDVGLKFARLQKLGIPEKEIQYNKLVVSGLHDIQFQFIKLNLEDQENLPSLFENMEFGIVCNLAAQAGVRYSIEQPMKYVESNIVGFVNLLECVRHKEIKKFVYASSSSVYGMNEKIPFSVNDNVDCPISMYAATKKSNELMAHTYSHLFGIETIGLRFFTVYGPWGRPDMAMFLFTDAILNDKPIKVFNEGNLSRDFTYIDDIVEGITATLIDKSLNTQLYKLYNIGNGNPVKLMDFIEAIERSTGKAAIKEMHPMQPGDVEKTWADTESLNKDYNYMLNTPIQKGVASFVDWYKSYYSGTTS, from the coding sequence ATGAAAATACTGGTTACAGGGGCTGCGGGTTTTATTGGCTATCATTTGTGCGAGCATTTAATTTCTCTTGGGCATACCGTAGTTGGTCTGGATAACATCAATGATTATTATGATGTCGGTCTAAAATTTGCGCGTCTCCAAAAGTTGGGAATTCCTGAAAAGGAAATCCAGTACAATAAACTTGTTGTAAGTGGTTTGCATGATATTCAATTCCAGTTTATAAAACTGAATCTGGAAGATCAAGAAAATCTCCCTTCTCTTTTTGAAAATATGGAATTTGGTATTGTTTGCAATCTTGCTGCACAGGCAGGAGTTCGTTACAGTATTGAGCAGCCAATGAAATATGTGGAGAGCAATATTGTAGGTTTTGTAAATCTTTTGGAATGCGTTCGGCACAAGGAGATTAAAAAGTTCGTTTATGCCAGTAGCTCCAGTGTATATGGAATGAACGAAAAAATTCCTTTCTCGGTGAACGATAATGTAGATTGTCCCATAAGTATGTACGCAGCCACAAAGAAGAGCAATGAACTTATGGCACATACCTACAGTCATCTCTTTGGAATTGAAACAATTGGGCTGCGATTTTTTACGGTTTATGGACCTTGGGGAAGGCCCGATATGGCCATGTTCTTGTTTACGGATGCGATTTTAAATGATAAGCCAATTAAAGTTTTTAATGAAGGAAATCTTTCACGGGATTTTACCTACATAGATGATATTGTAGAAGGTATCACCGCAACCTTAATAGATAAAAGTTTGAACACTCAATTATATAAACTTTATAATATTGGTAATGGTAATCCAGTGAAATTAATGGATTTTATTGAGGCCATAGAAAGATCGACTGGTAAAGCGGCAATAAAGGAAATGCATCCTATGCAGCCTGGAGATGTCGAAAAAACCTGGGCGGATACTGAATCATTGAATAAGGATTATAACTATATGCTAAACACGCCAATTCAAAAAGGAGTAGCTTCGTTTGTCGATTGGTACAAGAGTTATTATTCCGGAACGACCTCGTAA
- a CDS encoding UDP-glucose 6-dehydrogenase: protein MRIKNICCIGAGYVGGPTMSVLALKNPNIRVTVVDINEERIAAWNDSELDNLPIYEPGLKDVVKEARGRNLFFTTEVEKAIDEAEMIFISVNTPTKTYGKGKGMAADLKYIELSARQIAKVAKSDKIVVEKSTLPVRTAQAIKDILDHTGNGVRFQILSNPEFLAEGTAIQDLMDPDRVLIGGEESDDGKEAIDALVDIYATWIPKEKILTTNVWSSELSKLVANAFLAQRVSSINAISELCEVTGADVREVSRAIGMDSRIGPKFLQSSVGFGGSCFQKDILNLVYIAKSYGLKEVADYWEQVILMNDHQKIRFAENIVSKLYNTVSGKKITFLGWAFKKDTNDTRESAAIYVADALLNEQAEITVYDPKVSEERIYADLDYLNTRSPEENRRLLKVALNPYQACKSTHAVAILTEWDEFKSYNWEKIYESAVKPAFVFDGRNILDSQSMREIGFQYQSIGISNLNKI from the coding sequence ATGAGGATTAAAAATATTTGCTGCATTGGTGCAGGTTACGTGGGCGGACCAACTATGTCGGTTTTAGCTTTAAAAAATCCTAACATTAGAGTAACCGTTGTCGATATAAATGAAGAACGGATTGCCGCTTGGAATGACTCTGAATTAGACAATTTGCCTATTTATGAGCCAGGATTAAAGGATGTTGTCAAAGAGGCAAGAGGACGAAACCTGTTTTTTACCACCGAAGTGGAAAAGGCGATTGACGAAGCCGAAATGATCTTTATTTCCGTAAATACCCCTACTAAAACTTATGGTAAGGGAAAGGGAATGGCAGCTGATTTAAAATATATCGAACTTTCTGCACGTCAAATAGCTAAGGTTGCTAAAAGTGATAAAATTGTGGTAGAAAAATCCACACTCCCGGTAAGAACAGCCCAGGCAATAAAGGATATCTTAGATCATACAGGTAACGGGGTTAGGTTTCAGATTCTTTCCAATCCTGAGTTTTTGGCGGAAGGAACCGCCATTCAGGATTTAATGGATCCCGATCGCGTACTTATAGGCGGCGAGGAAAGTGATGATGGGAAAGAAGCAATTGATGCATTAGTTGATATTTATGCCACTTGGATTCCCAAAGAGAAAATACTTACTACAAACGTATGGTCGTCGGAACTGTCTAAATTAGTTGCCAATGCCTTCCTCGCACAAAGGGTGTCATCAATAAACGCTATTTCTGAATTATGTGAGGTAACGGGTGCTGATGTTAGAGAAGTAAGTCGAGCTATTGGAATGGATAGTAGAATTGGGCCGAAGTTCTTGCAATCCTCAGTTGGTTTTGGAGGTTCTTGTTTTCAGAAGGATATTTTGAATTTGGTCTATATTGCTAAATCCTATGGACTAAAAGAAGTAGCCGATTATTGGGAACAAGTCATCCTCATGAATGACCATCAAAAAATTCGTTTTGCTGAAAATATTGTTTCCAAACTTTATAATACTGTTTCTGGGAAAAAAATTACTTTTTTAGGTTGGGCTTTTAAGAAGGATACCAACGACACTAGAGAATCAGCTGCTATATATGTGGCTGATGCGTTGTTAAATGAGCAAGCTGAAATAACTGTTTATGACCCTAAAGTGAGCGAGGAAAGAATCTATGCTGATCTGGATTATTTGAATACGCGAAGCCCCGAGGAAAATAGAAGATTATTAAAGGTAGCCTTAAATCCTTATCAAGCCTGTAAAAGCACACACGCTGTCGCAATCTTAACGGAGTGGGATGAATTCAAATCATATAATTGGGAAAAAATCTATGAGTCTGCAGTTAAGCCTGCTTTCGTCTTCGATGGTAGAAATATATTGGATAGTCAAAGTATGAGGGAAATAGGCTTTCAGTATCAATCCATCGGAATTTCAAACTTGAATAAAATTTAA
- a CDS encoding sulfate adenylyltransferase subunit 1: MMVNNNQLLRFTTAGSVDDGKSTLIGRLLYDSKSIFEDQLTAVENTSKKKGHDNLDLAMFTDGLKEEREQGITIDVAYRYFTTPKRKFIIADTPGHIQYTRNMITGASTANAAIILIDARHGVIEQTKRHSFIASLLQIPHLVVCINKMDLVNYDEAVYDDIVSQYEKISSKLVTKDITFIPISALHGDNVVNRSDNMLWYKGAALLYTLETLHISNDLNKIDARFPVQTVLRPQREEFLDYRGYAGRIASGVLRKGDEVIALPSGFTSKIKSIDTLDRELDEAYVPMSVSITLEDDIDVSRGDMIVRTNNKPETSQEFDVMLCWLSSNPSQPRAKYTVCHTENLQKAMIKNVLYKVDINTYDRFNDEDTFKMNEIGRVTIRTTKPLMIDPYGTNRVTGSIILIDDTTNETVAAGMIV, translated from the coding sequence ATGATGGTAAATAACAATCAATTATTACGTTTTACAACAGCGGGAAGTGTTGATGATGGAAAAAGCACATTAATAGGAAGATTGCTTTACGATTCAAAGTCTATTTTTGAGGATCAATTGACGGCTGTCGAAAATACAAGCAAGAAAAAGGGACATGACAATCTCGATTTGGCCATGTTTACTGATGGCTTAAAGGAGGAGCGAGAACAAGGTATAACCATCGATGTTGCTTATAGATATTTTACAACTCCCAAAAGGAAGTTTATAATTGCGGATACACCAGGACATATCCAATATACTCGAAATATGATTACGGGTGCTTCTACCGCGAATGCTGCAATTATCTTGATTGATGCTCGTCATGGTGTAATTGAACAGACCAAAAGACACTCTTTTATTGCTTCCCTTTTGCAAATACCGCACTTAGTTGTATGTATTAACAAAATGGACTTGGTGAATTACGATGAGGCAGTATATGATGATATCGTGAGTCAATATGAAAAAATCTCTTCCAAACTTGTTACCAAAGACATTACGTTTATTCCAATAAGTGCGTTGCACGGTGATAATGTTGTAAATCGTTCTGATAATATGCTTTGGTATAAGGGAGCGGCTTTGTTATACACGCTCGAGACCTTGCACATTAGCAATGACCTGAATAAGATTGATGCGCGTTTCCCGGTTCAAACCGTATTGAGGCCCCAAAGAGAAGAGTTTCTTGATTACCGCGGCTATGCTGGAAGGATAGCTAGTGGGGTATTGAGGAAGGGGGATGAAGTAATAGCACTTCCCTCGGGTTTTACTTCTAAGATAAAAAGCATTGATACCCTTGATCGGGAACTTGATGAGGCTTATGTGCCAATGTCTGTTTCCATAACTTTGGAAGATGATATTGATGTTAGTAGAGGAGATATGATTGTCAGAACAAATAATAAACCCGAAACCTCACAGGAGTTTGACGTAATGTTGTGCTGGTTAAGTAGTAATCCCTCGCAACCTAGGGCGAAATATACAGTCTGCCATACTGAAAATCTTCAAAAAGCAATGATAAAAAATGTGCTGTATAAAGTGGATATTAATACCTACGATCGCTTCAATGACGAGGATACTTTCAAAATGAACGAGATCGGTAGAGTAACCATTAGAACCACCAAACCATTGATGATAGACCCATATGGCACTAATCGGGTTACGGGAAGTATTATCCTGATTGACGATACTACCAATGAGACCGTTGCTGCGGGGATGATTGTTTGA
- the cysD gene encoding sulfate adenylyltransferase subunit CysD, translating into MNKYYLNYLDELESEAIYILREVYAQFQNPVILFSGGKDSILVTHLAKKAFYPCRIPFPLLHVDTGHNFPETIQFRDDLIEELGAQLIVGSVQEAIDNGRVAEERGKNATRNALQITTLLDAIEVNKIDCAIGGGRRDEEKARAKERFFSHRDDFGQWDPKNQRPELWNLLNGKYFEGEHFRAFPISNWTEMDVWNYIKRENIQIPSLYLAHKREVVWRNDSWIPVSEHLKLEENEEVHTKQIRFRTLGDITITGGIESDADTLEKVAEEVSAMRMTERGNRTDDKRSETAMEDRKRQGYF; encoded by the coding sequence ATGAATAAGTACTATTTGAATTATTTAGATGAATTGGAATCGGAAGCTATATATATTCTTCGTGAAGTATACGCCCAATTTCAAAATCCCGTAATTTTGTTTTCGGGTGGAAAAGACTCTATTCTTGTTACCCACTTGGCAAAAAAGGCGTTCTATCCTTGTAGAATTCCTTTTCCTTTACTTCACGTAGATACGGGACATAATTTCCCCGAAACAATCCAGTTTCGTGATGATTTAATTGAGGAGCTAGGGGCTCAATTAATCGTAGGCTCGGTTCAAGAAGCTATCGATAATGGAAGAGTTGCGGAGGAAAGAGGAAAAAACGCAACTAGAAATGCTCTTCAGATAACTACTCTTTTAGACGCTATAGAAGTTAATAAAATTGACTGTGCCATTGGAGGAGGAAGACGGGATGAAGAGAAAGCCCGTGCGAAGGAGCGTTTCTTTTCCCACCGAGATGATTTTGGACAATGGGACCCAAAAAACCAACGTCCTGAATTGTGGAATCTCTTGAACGGAAAATATTTTGAAGGTGAACACTTCAGAGCTTTTCCAATAAGTAATTGGACCGAAATGGATGTTTGGAACTATATTAAAAGAGAGAATATTCAAATTCCATCACTTTACCTTGCACATAAGCGAGAAGTGGTGTGGCGTAATGATTCTTGGATACCTGTCTCAGAGCATTTGAAGCTTGAAGAAAATGAGGAGGTCCACACTAAGCAAATTCGCTTTAGAACTTTAGGTGATATTACAATCACGGGGGGTATTGAGTCTGACGCAGACACACTCGAAAAGGTGGCCGAGGAGGTATCTGCCATGCGAATGACCGAAAGAGGCAATCGTACTGACGATAAGCGCTCTGAAACAGCCATGGAGGACAGAAAAAGACAAGGCTATTTTTAA
- the cysC gene encoding adenylyl-sulfate kinase, translating to MEKNIFVHNFNIKKEDRSVLNKHRPFLIWFTGLSGSGKSTIANAVEQALFNKGIHTYLLDGDNIRKGINSNLSFSAEDRTENIRRIAEIANLLIDAGLVVLASFVSPYIEDRENVKRIVGDANYIEVFVNTPIEECERRDVKGLYKKARKGEIQNFTGINAPYEVPLAPDIEIDTTKLNVESIVDIILKQLLGKIELL from the coding sequence ATGGAGAAGAATATTTTTGTGCATAATTTTAATATCAAAAAAGAAGATCGAAGCGTCTTGAATAAACATCGACCTTTTTTGATTTGGTTTACTGGTCTTTCTGGATCGGGAAAATCGACAATTGCAAATGCGGTTGAGCAGGCACTTTTTAACAAAGGTATCCATACCTACTTATTGGATGGCGATAATATAAGAAAAGGAATTAACTCCAATCTATCCTTTTCGGCCGAAGATCGAACGGAAAATATCCGCCGGATAGCCGAGATTGCCAATCTGCTGATTGATGCTGGATTAGTTGTATTGGCCTCTTTCGTTTCACCCTACATAGAAGATCGTGAAAATGTAAAAAGAATTGTTGGGGATGCTAACTATATTGAGGTGTTCGTCAATACTCCAATAGAAGAATGTGAGCGACGCGACGTGAAAGGTTTGTATAAAAAGGCCAGAAAGGGAGAAATTCAAAACTTCACTGGAATTAATGCCCCTTATGAAGTACCTTTGGCCCCTGACATCGAAATTGACACCACAAAATTAAATGTAGAGAGCATTGTTGATATTATTTTAAAACAACTTTTAGGAAAAATAGAATTGCTATGA
- a CDS encoding DUF2061 domain-containing protein, which produces MLGRSRKRHIAKTITWRLVGTIDTILVSWFITGNPWTGLKIGLAEVTTKMILYYLHERVWFKINLSKAGIIRESRIRHIVKALTWRGVGTLDTMMLAWFITGNPFAGLKIGMFELLTKTILYYFHERAWYKVNYGLKD; this is translated from the coding sequence ATGCTAGGTAGATCGCGTAAAAGACACATTGCAAAAACCATCACTTGGAGGCTCGTTGGCACCATTGATACTATCCTGGTATCTTGGTTTATTACGGGCAATCCTTGGACTGGGCTAAAAATTGGATTGGCGGAGGTAACCACTAAAATGATTTTGTATTACCTGCACGAGCGGGTTTGGTTTAAAATTAACCTGTCTAAGGCAGGTATTATAAGGGAGAGTAGAATAAGGCACATAGTCAAAGCCTTAACGTGGAGAGGAGTAGGAACCTTGGATACTATGATGCTGGCTTGGTTTATAACTGGCAATCCATTTGCAGGTCTAAAAATTGGAATGTTTGAACTCCTGACGAAAACCATACTTTACTACTTCCACGAAAGAGCCTGGTACAAAGTTAATTACGGATTAAAGGATTGA
- a CDS encoding SDR family oxidoreductase, with the protein MDLGNFSELRDKKILITGGAGFIGSNLCEALLQLEANVTCLDNFATGHRYNIAPFLSNKNFQLIEGDIRDLKTCQTACRNQDFVLHQAALGSVPRSINDPITSNEVNVGGFLNMLVAARDSGIKRFIYAASSSTYGDSESLPKVEDKIGKPLSPYAITKYVNELYADIFHTTYCLDSIGLRYFNVFGRRQDPNGAYAAVIPLFVKQFMAHESPVINGDGSYSRDFTYIDNVVQMNLLAITTKNEYALNQIYNTAVGDRTTLVQLTSLLKKHLSAFDEKIREVEVIHGPNRKGDIPHSLASIEKAEQLLNYAPTHTIDSGIEEAIKWYWMNLRK; encoded by the coding sequence ATGGATTTAGGAAATTTTAGTGAATTAAGAGATAAAAAAATTCTGATAACGGGCGGAGCCGGATTTATTGGTTCCAACCTTTGTGAAGCGTTATTACAACTCGAGGCCAACGTCACTTGTCTTGACAATTTTGCAACTGGCCATAGATACAATATAGCACCTTTTTTATCCAATAAAAACTTTCAATTAATTGAAGGCGATATCCGCGATCTAAAGACTTGCCAAACTGCTTGCCGGAACCAAGATTTTGTTTTACATCAGGCAGCCTTAGGCTCTGTCCCGCGCTCAATTAATGATCCAATTACCTCAAATGAAGTAAACGTAGGTGGTTTCTTGAATATGCTGGTCGCTGCTCGGGATTCAGGGATTAAGCGTTTTATTTATGCAGCCAGCAGCTCAACTTATGGCGATTCGGAATCCTTGCCAAAGGTCGAGGATAAAATAGGGAAACCATTAAGTCCCTATGCTATTACAAAATACGTAAATGAACTATATGCGGATATTTTTCATACTACTTATTGCCTGGATTCCATTGGGTTAAGATATTTCAATGTTTTTGGAAGACGTCAAGATCCGAACGGCGCATACGCAGCCGTTATTCCACTTTTCGTAAAGCAATTTATGGCCCATGAGAGTCCCGTAATAAATGGAGATGGTAGCTATTCTAGAGATTTTACCTATATCGATAATGTAGTGCAGATGAATTTATTGGCAATTACAACTAAGAACGAATATGCCCTTAATCAAATTTACAATACAGCCGTAGGGGATAGAACTACTCTTGTTCAGTTAACCAGTTTATTAAAAAAGCACTTAAGTGCATTTGATGAAAAAATCAGGGAAGTAGAGGTTATTCATGGGCCTAATAGAAAAGGAGATATTCCGCATTCTTTGGCCTCGATCGAAAAGGCGGAGCAACTTTTAAATTATGCTCCTACCCATACAATTGACTCGGGAATTGAAGAAGCGATAAAATGGTATTGGATGAATTTGAGAAAATGA
- a CDS encoding nucleotide sugar dehydrogenase produces the protein MKNTNSITSDSISDNGVNSEVKIAIIGLGYVGLPLARLFATKYPVVGFDINRSRVEALQKGQDDTKEVSDEVLQRVLLQSNPLGPVTGSPSKGEDSCDLKTGLFCTSDVMDIQECNYFIVTVPTPVDKNRRPILTPLYSASETVGRVLKKGDTVIYESTVYPGVTEDECVPVLERLSNLRFNEDFFVGYSPERINPGDKEHTVDKILKITAGSTPEAAKKINQIYSSVISAGTYMAPTIKVAEAAKVIENSQRDINIAFVNELAKIFNLMGIDTRDVLEAAGTKWNFLPFKPGLVGGHCIGVDPYYLAQKAQECGYHPEIILAGRRLNDSMGEYVASQVIKCMIKKGISINGAEVLMLGITFKENCPDVRNTKIVDVISALEDYGVKVSTYDPWANPQEVMHEYKIECTNDIPKSKFDGIVLGVAHREFLELDLEPLKNNLTMVYDVKGVLENADGRL, from the coding sequence ATGAAAAATACAAATTCAATAACATCAGATAGCATAAGCGATAATGGCGTAAATTCTGAAGTTAAAATTGCGATTATAGGGTTGGGTTATGTGGGCCTTCCTTTAGCAAGACTTTTTGCTACCAAATACCCAGTGGTGGGCTTCGATATTAACCGGAGCAGGGTGGAGGCACTACAAAAAGGTCAGGACGATACTAAGGAGGTGTCAGATGAAGTGCTGCAACGTGTTTTATTGCAATCCAATCCGTTAGGGCCTGTAACTGGGTCCCCTTCAAAAGGAGAAGACTCTTGCGATTTAAAAACTGGTCTGTTTTGTACTTCAGATGTAATGGATATACAGGAATGCAATTACTTTATTGTAACCGTACCAACACCTGTCGACAAAAACAGACGACCTATATTGACTCCCCTATATTCTGCGAGTGAAACCGTAGGACGCGTTTTAAAAAAGGGGGATACCGTTATTTACGAATCCACAGTTTATCCGGGTGTAACAGAGGACGAATGTGTTCCCGTTTTGGAAAGATTGAGTAATCTTCGTTTTAATGAAGATTTTTTTGTTGGATATTCTCCGGAACGCATCAATCCTGGAGATAAGGAGCATACGGTAGATAAGATTCTTAAGATTACTGCCGGTTCTACTCCTGAAGCAGCAAAAAAGATTAATCAAATCTATTCTTCAGTGATTTCTGCCGGTACTTACATGGCCCCGACTATTAAAGTTGCGGAAGCTGCTAAGGTTATTGAGAATTCACAACGGGATATTAATATAGCTTTTGTCAATGAATTGGCAAAGATTTTTAATTTAATGGGGATAGATACGCGGGATGTTTTGGAGGCAGCGGGAACCAAATGGAATTTTTTGCCTTTTAAACCTGGACTCGTTGGCGGGCATTGTATTGGGGTAGATCCTTATTATTTGGCACAAAAGGCACAAGAGTGCGGTTATCATCCTGAAATTATCTTAGCCGGAAGGCGTTTAAATGATTCGATGGGGGAATATGTAGCCTCCCAAGTAATAAAGTGTATGATCAAAAAAGGGATTTCCATTAACGGTGCGGAAGTGCTAATGCTTGGTATAACCTTTAAAGAAAATTGTCCAGATGTTCGCAACACGAAAATAGTAGATGTAATTTCTGCTTTGGAAGACTACGGCGTTAAAGTAAGTACTTATGATCCTTGGGCAAATCCTCAAGAGGTGATGCATGAATATAAGATTGAATGTACAAATGATATACCGAAAAGTAAGTTTGATGGTATTGTATTGGGCGTGGCCCACAGGGAGTTTCTGGAATTGGATTTAGAACCGTTGAAAAATAATTTGACAATGGTCTATGATGTAAAAGGAGTTTTGGAGAATGCCGATGGAAGACTTTGA
- the cysQ gene encoding 3'(2'),5'-bisphosphate nucleotidase CysQ: MKSNLSVAIEAALDAGKEILEVYETDFNVEIKGDDSPLTLADKRANDVINSFLKKTNLPIISEENRQLSYSERKDWSICWIVDPLDGTKEFIKRNGEFTVNIALVENGIPILGVIYVPVSKTLYFTADTQSSRKIVLADEITSLEDILEKAIEINPKSSQDLVRVVGSRSHLNEDTQKFISNIEKNNKVEIVSMGSSLKFCMVAEGLADIYPRFAPTMEWDTAAGQAICNAAGVEVIDQTTGEPMRYNKRNLLNNYFMVGSLVHSA, from the coding sequence ATGAAATCAAATTTATCAGTTGCCATTGAGGCAGCTTTGGATGCAGGAAAGGAAATATTAGAAGTTTACGAAACAGATTTTAATGTGGAAATTAAGGGAGATGATTCCCCCCTCACTCTTGCCGATAAAAGAGCCAACGACGTCATAAATTCTTTCCTCAAGAAAACCAATCTTCCAATTATAAGCGAAGAAAACAGGCAGTTGTCATATTCCGAAAGGAAGGATTGGAGTATATGCTGGATCGTGGATCCTTTAGATGGAACCAAAGAATTTATTAAACGAAATGGCGAATTTACCGTAAACATTGCGCTTGTTGAAAATGGTATTCCGATCCTCGGAGTAATCTACGTTCCCGTATCAAAAACCCTTTATTTTACTGCAGATACTCAAAGTTCTAGAAAAATAGTTCTAGCTGATGAGATTACCTCCCTTGAGGATATCTTAGAGAAAGCAATTGAAATTAATCCAAAATCTAGCCAAGATCTGGTAAGAGTAGTAGGCAGTCGATCTCATTTAAATGAGGACACACAGAAATTCATTTCAAATATTGAGAAAAATAATAAAGTAGAAATCGTCTCCATGGGAAGTTCTTTGAAATTCTGTATGGTTGCGGAGGGTCTTGCAGATATCTATCCCCGTTTTGCTCCAACCATGGAATGGGATACTGCTGCAGGTCAGGCTATATGCAATGCCGCGGGAGTAGAAGTGATTGATCAAACTACGGGTGAACCTATGAGATATAACAAGCGGAATTTATTGAATAACTATTTTATGGTTGGAAGCCTAGTGCATTCAGCTTAA
- a CDS encoding thioredoxin family protein encodes MKNLIEKSIKKAMDYSQYNLLFKQLAEEGRTTGEQTQEKIDYTKLNFSRTKRLDKTAQIPEENVVDFKNITTKQTWLVISEPWCGDAAQTLPFLNRIAELSEKIELKIVLRDENPELMNQFLTNGSQSIPMVIMVDGNMNVLQTFGPRSKAATKLVSDYKTEHGQIDDAFKEMLQVWYNNDKGISIVNDILETLGVTI; translated from the coding sequence ATGAAAAATTTGATAGAGAAATCGATTAAAAAAGCAATGGATTACAGCCAATACAATCTGTTGTTTAAACAATTGGCCGAAGAGGGTAGAACCACAGGGGAACAAACGCAAGAAAAGATTGATTATACGAAATTGAACTTTTCACGAACTAAAAGATTGGATAAAACAGCTCAAATCCCCGAGGAAAATGTGGTGGATTTCAAAAATATCACAACTAAGCAAACTTGGTTGGTTATTAGCGAACCCTGGTGCGGCGATGCCGCCCAGACCCTTCCTTTCCTAAATAGGATTGCGGAGCTCTCGGAAAAAATAGAATTAAAAATTGTACTTAGGGATGAAAATCCGGAGCTGATGAATCAGTTTTTAACCAATGGCTCCCAATCCATTCCCATGGTTATTATGGTAGATGGGAATATGAATGTGCTGCAAACTTTTGGTCCACGTTCTAAAGCCGCCACAAAGTTGGTAAGCGATTATAAAACCGAACATGGACAAATTGATGATGCCTTTAAAGAGATGCTTCAGGTTTGGTACAATAACGATAAAGGTATTTCTATAGTCAATGATATTTTAGAAACCTTGGGAGTTACAATTTAG